GGCTCAACTTTAAACCTACTAATATAAAATAGTAACGTACCAATAATTACTTGATTCACCTGAAAATTGCAAGAATCAGAAAGGATGATTGGAAGGCTGTGTTGTGGCAGTATGTTAAAAACTTGGGTTCAAACAGGGAATGGAGGGATTTGCTATAGTTGACGAGTCCAGAAATAAGATCTTCACTTCTTGCAAAGTCATATTCCATGACTTGCAATTTCCATTCCATAATACAGCAGCAGCCGACCTTCACCTATTCATAACCCTCCTATCTACCTTGATGAGCCATTCATATTGGAATCAGTTTATCCTTCACCTGAATTTAGAAGTCACCCAGCAAATATTTCTCAGCTTATCTCCAATCCATGACTATATATGCTAGTTATCCACTGCAATCCCTCTTTCAAAATTATTGTCCAATCACCACATTTCCTTTCTTCGCCTCAAATACTGTCCCTTTCCATTAAGATTGAACCCTGTTTGTATGCAGAGGCCAGAAAATTTTGCAGCTGGAAGAAGGCTATGCAATGTGAGTTAGATGCATTTATCCGCAATGAGACTAAGTTTTGTTGATTTGCCTCCTGGTATTGGTAACAAATAGGTTTACCAATACCTTGACTTATGAGGTGAAGGTTCATGATAGCTGGATGTTCAGGGGCATTATGAAGCAAAGAGATAAGATTGGTACTGTGCAACATGACTGGAACAAAGCTGTGCTTTTGGGGAAATTCAGAATTACTACTTTCTACAACCTACTGAATGATGATGGCCATTGTGTTCCTTGGCATAGCATGATTCAACACAAGGCTAGACCTAGAGCTATAGTGTGTCTTTGGATGGCTTGTCATGGTAAATTACCCACAAGGGAGAGGTTGAGGAGAtttggcatgattcaagtcagtCACTGTGTGCTTTGTGGTATTGAGGAGGAATCACATGACCACTTATTTTTCAAATGCAGTAAAACTGAATCTATTTGGAAAGAAGTTCTAAACTGGATGGAGATGGATCATAGGCCCCAAGAATGGGCAAAGGAACTCGAGTGGTTGACCATAGCTACCAAGAAAAAGGGATGGAAAGCCTCCTTACTCAGCATGGGCATTGCTGAAACTGTTTACAACATTTGGAGAATGAGGAATAGTATATGTTTTAAAGATGATGTGGATAACACTTGTATATTTGATAGGATTAAAGAGTGCATTGATAGAATTAAAGATAGCATTGTATATAGGGCTTGCCATAGTACCAAATTGAGACATCATATTGCTAGGATAATGATGTAATTTTTGCTGTTTTTTGTCTTTAGGATGGTTGGATCTTTTAATGATCGCCATGGGCTTGTAAGGTTTTTGAATTAAATATCAATATATattctttgattaaaaaaaaaacaaataggtTTACAAAATCAAATGCTTTAGCGATCCATCTATTGAAAGATTTAAATCTAGTTTAGTCGCAATGAAATACAACATCAAAGTAGAGGGATGGGATTTGTTAGACACTTCCTTTACTGAATTCCATCTagcaatttatttataatatagtacTACAACCAATATTATTCTCAACAATTTATTTAATCTAGCAATTTATTACAACATCTAAAAAACAAAAACTACATTTATTCCATCTAAAGTTGAGTAATCAGCTTCAGCTTCTTCTCAATGTTTTATGGGGCTTCCTTAAGCAGTTACTGTTGTCTCCTTAGCAAGGTTCCCAGTGTAAACCACTTCTGATTTCACGTCAGCCTCCCATAGATCTGGCACTGCTTCAGTAAGGTTATGGATGCTTTCCAATGCATAATCCGCACCTTGAACTTTTTGCGATGTACCGACCTGGATATTGCAGTCAATATGTAGTTCGTATAAGTTGTGACTCGTTAAAAGGCATCATATGATAGTTACTAGTTGTGTTGTTAAATAGAAGTTATAGCGATATAGCATATCCGAATCTGAATAGATTACTATTGATCCGAGATATGTTATTATGTAGTACAAAATGTTGTCAATTAGCGGCACTATAGCACAACTGCATAGCAGAATTTGTATAAATTGCTATTGTCTGCGATTGACAACATTGGTTTCTAGAGTCAAAGTCAGTTTCCAATGACTTACCAGCACAGTGTCAAGTCCCAATCGTTTTCCAGCTTGAACGTTGCGGACACTGTCTTCAAAGAACAACTGAAAATGACATATAgaacaaatgaaaaaaataagcaagcaaagaaaataaaaaggtaCCAAAGTTAGACCGTAAAGGGCGATTTTCTTACAGTTTTATGTGGGTTAATATTGGCGATGTTGAGAGCCAATTCAATGGCTTTTTCTGACGGTTTGCAAACAACTGGTGTCTTTGGCAGGGTTCCGCTGGGATTTTCCTGAGCAAAATGGCTTATGATGTCAAAGATCTGAGAGTTTCTTGCTCTATTACTAGATGTCGGCTTAGTTGTGCTTGCTGAGCCTGCAAACTCATTGTCATCATCCTCAGAGACACCGCCCTTGTTAATTGGATTAAGGGTCTCGAAGCATATAATTCCTTCAAAGCAGTCTTCTAATCCAAGTATGTTTAGTGTCTTAAGAGCATGAACTTTGTCTGCATTTGTGAAGATCTATCGACAAAAACAACAGAAGCAATATTAATTGTCAGATTTTATTATACACCATCTTCTGCTACTTTATTCTACGAGTAAAAGGTCGTTTTGATTATAAACAATTTACAAGTTTCCTATAGGGCAGGCTCTTCAACATGTTCCTCAGAACCGGGTCCGGTTTCAGGTTCTCATAAGGTAATTTCCCATGAATGAAACTGCAAAGATAAACTCAATAATCATTTAAACCACTTcaaaaaacacaaacacataaGCCTTTAGCAGTTTGAGAGTTACATGATAAAATGAAATGTACCTGTGATATTCATCCAAGTCAAAGTCATATCCAATTGCCTGAATGAAAATGAAACAATAAACAGGTTATAAGCATATTCAGAATTTCTAAGTGAAAACTTCATTCAACATGATAAGATAAAGACACTAGGTAATCATCATACCCTTAAACCAGATAGAGTTGTTCCATAGTTCTTGTAAAGGAGGTTGCATAAGTCATCAGTTTTACTTGGATCTATGCCAAGCTTTTCAACCATGTAGGCTGAGATCAATGAACCATTCATGTTAAAACGCGTTAATAATATTGAGAATAATGTGAAACAAGACAATTATTATGCAGAGTTGCTTACCTTTAAGATTTTTCAGAATTGCGACTGCAAGACCAGAACTGAGTGGATACAAAGTATCATCTAAATCTGCAGAACAATATCATATGTTACATATGTAACATACATGAACATGAAAACTTCAATTTAGTACTTGAAAAtgttattaaatatttcaatacTTACCAAAAAGAAGGCAatcatatttttggttttttgcaAAGCGGTCCTCATGCTCCATTTCCTTAAAACCTTATAGAACAAACAACAAAGTGAAAAACAGAAAATTGCATAACAAAGTGAGTTCATGATAATCATGGTTTGATATGTATTATACCTCAATTATTATCAAGTCAATGctgattgaaaatcaaatgaaggagaaaatataaaaaaatgtcaTGCATGTGAAATATGGCTGAAGCCATTAACTTACCAGAATGGTTGATGATTGGcaagggaagagaagaagagatGCAAGATGATGTTTGCATGGTTCTTGAGTATACAATATGTATATGTAAGTAATTGCTCTTGAAGTACTTGTCTATTATGATCAACAATGAAACTCTTATATAGCAATTGTAAATTTCCTTATAAGAAAGtggattgtttttttattattaaaagtgTTTTTTTCTCCATGTATATATGGAAACAAAATCTGTTTTTCTTAAATTCCAATAAATGATaatctattttctttttattcaaaaaaaggaaattaattaataaaaaggagAATATGCCATTTGTATTAGCAAAAATTGGATTTGTTATCTATTGCCACCTCACACAAATGGCAACTCTTTTATTTTTGGGAAGAAAACCATTGACAACCTATGAATATAGACATAATAACATTGTAAGTTAGGATTATACTATGTATACTCCATTGTCAAGTTGGTATTGAGGTAAAAATAGAACTTAATATAAATTGACTTCCAAAATAGAATTATTAATGACATGAATATCCTTCACATTTCATAAAATTTTGGATAATGACACCCTTTTTTTCTGGATAATTAAAACTACCATATTAAAGTCTTGACtcaaaattttttatattaaaaaattatatacatTGTTTCTACTGGAACATTATATATTCATTGCTTTTGCATTTACAAAAAATTTAATGTAAATACATGCATTTGTTTTGAGTATGTacctttttattttaactttaaaaaataaaacaaatataagattaaaacataattaaaattttttaaatttttttcatctaAAAGGttatttaaaataactttatattttagtgattttttgaaattttaatattcaaaaaaaattatagcaAAATGATGAAATATGTAAAACAACATTTTAAGAAAAAtatctaaattaattttttatttaaaacctttttagaaaaatattgtaaaatatttttcaacaaaAATTGGCAcactatataaattattttaaaaagaattGAAACAAACGATCCATATATCAAATCATATGTTTTTAGTTTTGAATGAAATAATATGATACTATTTTGATAATGTTGTATCGCTCAacaatgttttattaaatataaatactaattataaaatatattttggattaaaaattttatattatatagattatttttataaaattttactaaaatttaaaactagttaatatattattgaaataaatataaGATAACAACATcagtaaaaataaataatggtATCTACATGTTCACGGGGGTGAAGGTTGAATGGTAGACTCTCTCTCCCACTTACATGACATGCATATTTGGTCCAAAGCTATGGTAGCCTATCCCACTCTATGACATGCACTTGGTCCAAAGCCATGATAAATACACATTCTTCATTAAAATATGTCACCTCATCTTATTTATCCATGGTGAATTTCTCTCATATTTCCATTTACTTGAAATTTAACTATAGGACAAAacaacattaataaaatcaagatatttaatcttaaaaaaagAGGTGAAATGTCTTATGTTATGTTAATGATAATAATGATTATTCACACGATTATGGTGTTTTAGTTTGAgattgatctcaaagcataataaAATAGATCTCATAAGAGCTCTGCCTAATCGGAATTATCAACCATATGCTTTTTGTGAGTGTATGTCAAAAATAGAAACatgtaaaattttattttcattttaattaaaactagTAACAAATACGCACGGAATTTGGTTTGGTATAcgcatttatttatataatatatttattttgaattaaaatttttggaacataaataccatttttcttatataaaaatattaagatcATTAGTAaaatttttcccatatacaaatattatttatgtttaggtatcatttaaaaaaatatctggatcaatagtaaattttcgtatataaagatatttatattaataataatttttttccgtgtaccttttttgaatcaaaattttttggatcacaaataccatttttcatatataaatatacttggatcattaatagattttcccatatacaaatattatttatgtttaggtatcatttacaaaaatatctcaaTTAATcctaaattttcgtatataaaaatatttagatttatagtttttttcccgtatactttttttttgaataaaattttttggatcataaataccatttttcgtatacaTAATTTtgtttcccgtatacaaatattatttttgtttaggcatCATTTACAAAACTATTTGAATCAATAGAATTTGATACTAACAAAATTTGATActaatagaatttgactataaatTATAGTATTAtcccgtatatatatatatatatatatatatatatatatatatatatatatatatatatatatatatatatatatatatatatatatatatatatatatatatatatatatatatatatatcctatttacattgataacatatatttgtgaaatgatatcaataacaaataatttatgcaaatattattttaattgtataattttcattaatgacatatattaatataataatattttgaatcatatatattaaagttaatgataagggacacacatttttgtattttatccaatatcaCACATTTTCAAGTAtacttttaaattcattttaataaaaatatatttttttaaactgaaattattattattttcttaaaaaatattgtatcttaaaataaaaattatttcaaattatatttcttcgttaataatattcaattactaaagttaatttttaaaaattaaatactattttaaatgtaaattaacaatcatttaaaatgatcataatcattttttttattaaaaaaataatttattggaattttgtttaataatttattagaaataataataataataataataataataataataataataataataataataataataataataataataaagtaataaaaagtgaaaagtgaaaagtgaaaagtgagttgaaaagtgaaaaatgagttttaaaaaaaccaacaaaagacattttttgccCCCAGTTTAGATTAAGATTACAAAAAGGTATTTTTGTGATTTCTAGAACAACAACTTTTCTCATATCATAAATTTTGTTTTCTCCTATAGACCATAAGGTTTTGTTtacgagtttggaggggaggagaAGGTTTtcgaaaacaaaatttaaaaagaaaaaaagaaaatatttgactttttttttcaaaaaatgatattatttagaatgataaaagagtcattatcattactaaatttttaattttttgaatactATAAAAACCTAAAAGATATTAGAAAAATTTATATAAGTCCTCCAAAACCCTCAAAAACTctcattcaaaataatttttgagTTTCCCCATTTCATGGGGGTTtttagtgttatgaataaaatcaaaccctccaacacaaaatctttttattcttttcacccaattcttcctatttttcaaagctcTCCCcttccttcccctccaaactcgcaatcAAAGCCTTAGAGTTTGTACACACTAACCTGTTTGGGCCAACAAAAACTACTTCGGTCAATATTAAGAAGCATAgactagttattgttgatgactaTAACCAATGGACGTGGATATTTAAGACACAAGAAGAGTTTCATTTTCTGTTCATAGAATTCTGTAAACAAGTGTAAGTTGGAAAAGACTTGAAAATTGAAAccgttagaagtgatcatggtagagaatttgaaaacaaatcttttgaaaaaatttgtGTAGAAAATGACATTTCTTGTGATTTCTCATGTCCTATTACCCCACAAAAATAGAGTTGCggaaagaaaaaataaatctcTTTAAAAGATGACCATAACCATGATTAGTAAGTTTATTGTAGTCGAAACCCAGTACTGACATAGGCTCGCTCGACTAG
The sequence above is a segment of the Vicia villosa cultivar HV-30 ecotype Madison, WI unplaced genomic scaffold, Vvil1.0 ctg.002018F_1_1, whole genome shotgun sequence genome. Coding sequences within it:
- the LOC131637519 gene encoding uncharacterized protein LOC131637519 gives rise to the protein MKQRDKIGTVQHDWNKAVLLGKFRITTFYNLLNDDGHCVPWHSMIQHKARPRAIVCLWMACHGKLPTRERLRRFGMIQVSHCVLCGIEEESHDHLFFKCSKTESIWKEVLNWMEMDHRPQEWAKELEWLTIATKKKGWKASLLSMGIAETVYNIWRMRNSICFKDDVDNTCIFDRIKECIDRIKDSIVYRACHSTKLRHHIARIMM
- the LOC131637527 gene encoding uncharacterized protein LOC131637527, whose amino-acid sequence is MQTSSCISSSLPLPIINHSGFKEMEHEDRFAKNQKYDCLLFDLDDTLYPLSSGLAVAILKNLKAYMVEKLGIDPSKTDDLCNLLYKNYGTTLSGLRAIGYDFDLDEYHSFIHGKLPYENLKPDPVLRNMLKSLPYRKLIFTNADKVHALKTLNILGLEDCFEGIICFETLNPINKGGVSEDDDNEFAGSASTTKPTSSNRARNSQIFDIISHFAQENPSGTLPKTPVVCKPSEKAIELALNIANINPHKTLFFEDSVRNVQAGKRLGLDTVLVGTSQKVQGADYALESIHNLTEAVPDLWEADVKSEVVYTGNLAKETTVTA